CGGCGGCAGCTGGAGCGGATTTTTCGCCAGCATCTGGATGCCATGCCATCCAAATATTATCTGGGTTTGCGGCTGACCAAGGCGCGCACGCAATTGCAGCGTTCCAGCAAATCCGTACTGCAGATTGGCTTGGCCTGCGGCTTTACCTCCGCCGCGCATTTTTCCAACGTTTACCGCGACTTCTTTGGCGTTACGCCACGAGAGGATCGCCGCAATTATCTGAACCGTGATGCCATGCCTGAAGGTGGGCAGAGCGCCGCGTAAAGCACTACTGCAACCGTAACCCGGATGAAGCGTGCCCCTCGGGGGTAGCTGATTCCATGACCGGGAATGACGAAATGGAAGGGTTGTGCGGGCGAATAAATTTCCCCCGAAATTTGCGAAAGTTTGCGTCGTGAACAGGCAAGATCACTCAGCGCCTGCGTCCTAAAATGGGTCCTGTCGCATGGGTCGTATCGTCAGGCGAGCGGCGACAGGCCAGATCAAAGAACAACCAGGTTGGTGCCGGGTGCGGCGCTGGCCGATCACTGAACGGATGGCATCATGCTTCTGGTAAGACCTGGCAGGCTTTCTGATCTCGACCAGATCGAGGCAATGGCACGCGCGGCAAGGCCGCTGCTGCATTCGCTGCCGCCTGATCGCGCAGCACTGGAAGCGCGCATTGCGCTGTCGCAGGATTCGTTTCGCGCCGATGTTGAAACACCGGGCGAAGAGTTTTATCTGTTCGTGCTGGAAGACTCTGCCACGGGCGAGCTGCACGGCACTGCCAGTATCGTGGCCTCCGCCGGTTACAGTGAGCCGTTCTACGCCTTTCGCAACGATGCGCTGATTCACGCCTCGCGTGAGCTTAAGGTCAACCGCAAAGTGCATGCGCTGACCATCTCGCACCAGCTCACTGGTAAGAGCCGTCTTACCGGTTATTACATCGATCCACCGCTTACCACCAATCTGGCCGCGCGTTTGCTGTCGCGGGCGCGCTTGCTGTTTATTGCCCAGCACCGTGAACGCTTTGCACCAGAAATCTTTACCGTTTTGCTGGGGGTGAGCGATGAAAACGGCGATTCGCCGTTCTGGGAGGCGGTAGGCCGCAAGTTCTTCCAGCGTGATTTTGCCGAGGTAGAACTGGCCTCCGGAGGCCGCAGCCGCACTTTTATCGCCGAGATCATGCCCAACTATCCGCTCTATGTACCGCTGCTGCCGCCTGCGGCGCAACGGGCGCTGGGCGAGCCGCATCCCAATGCCGTGCTGCCGTATTCCATCCATGTGGAAGAAGGCTTCGAGCCCGATGGCTTTGTCGATATTTTCGACGCTGGTCCGGTGCTGACCGCCAACGTGGATATGTGTGAATCCGTGCGCCAGAGCCAGCGCCACATCGTCAAACGCAGTGCCGAGCCGGTCGCCACCGGCGAGCATTGGCTGGTGGCCAACACGCTGGGCGACGAGTTCCGCTGCGCCGTCGTGTCGCTGCCGTCTGATCTGGCCGAACAAGTTGAACTGACCGATGAAATTGCCGACCGGCTGGAACTGGCCAATGGCGACGAGTTTTGCTGTGTGCCGCTGGAACTGGAAGGAGGTCGTCGATGATCGTCGTGCGTAGCGTACAACCAGGCGATCTGGACGCATTGTTTACCCTGGCCAGCCAGACCGGCGAGGGCATGACCAGTTTCAAGCCTGATATCCCGGCTTTGACCGCGCGCATCGAGCGTACCCGCCGCACGGTGGACGGCACAGCGCCGCTGGCCGAGCAGGGTTATCTGTTTGTGATGCAAGACACCGAAACCCAGCGCGTGGTGGGCGTTTGCGGACTGGAAGTCGCGGTCGGGCTGACCCAGCCGTTCTACAACTACCGCGTCGGCACGGTGGTACACGCCAGCCGCGAGCTGGATGTGTGGACCAAAATGAGTCTGCTGTATATGGCGCATGACCTGACCGGCTACGCCGAGTTGTGCTCGCTGTTCCTGGAACCGGCATCGCGTGTGAATGGCAACGGCGCGCTGTTGTCCAAATCCCGCTTCATGTTTCTGGCGCAGTTTCCGGAGCGTTTTCCGGAACGCATCTGTGCCGAAATGCGCGGCCATTTTAACGAAGCGGGTGAGTCGCCATTCTGGCGCGACGTCGGCTCGCACTTTTATCAGATCGGCTTTGACGATGCGGATTATCTGAGCTCGCACGGCAAGAAATCCTTCCTGGCCGAGCTGATGCCACGCTCGCCGGTTTACGTGGATTTGCTGCCGCCAGACGTGCAGGAATCCATCGGTAAAACCCACAAAGACACGCTGCCAGCGCGTGCCTTGCTGGAAGCCGAAGGCATGCGCTTTGAAAATCACGTCGATATTTTTGACGCGGGTCCGGTACTGGAAGCGCATATCGACACTCTGCGCGCCGTGCGCGAACGCACTCTCGTGACCGCGCTGATCGATGACGCAGCGAGCAGCGAAGGCGCCAAGTTGCTGGTCTCCAACACGGCAATCAACGATTTTCGCGTGGTGTTGCTGCCGCGTTTGCCGCAAGGCGACACGCTGCGCCTCACTGTGCAAGAAGCTCAAGCACTCAATATCACTGGCGGGGCCACGCTGGGCGTGCTGCCGCTTTATCCGAAAGAGAGGAAGTAACGATGGCTAGCAACGGGAACGGACTGTTTATTGATAACCAGTGGGTCACCGGCGGCGGTGCGTCGTTTGCCTCCATCGACCCCGCCACCGGCCAGACCGTGTGGCAGGGCAACGCTGCGGCGGCGGCGGATGTCGATACCGCTGTCATCGCCGCACGCAAAGCCTTTGCTGGCTGGGCGCGCCAGCCGCTGGCAGCTCGCATCGCCATCGTGCGCCGCTTTGCAGAACTCTTGAATCAGAACAAAGAAGCGCTGGCTCGCAGTATTGGTCTGGAAACCGGCAAACCCTTGTGGGAAGCGCGCACCGAAGTGGGCGCCATGGCGGCCAAGGTTGAAATCTCGATCCAGGCGCACGCTGAACGCACTGGCGAAAAACGCGCCAGCATGGCTGACGGCACCGCCGTGTTGCGCCATCGCCCGCACGGTGTGGTGGCGGTATTTGGCCCGTATAACTTTCCGGGCCACTTGCCTAACGGCCATATCGTTCCGGCACTGATCGCCGGTAACGCGGTGGTATTCAAGCCATCCGAACTGGCTCCGCAAGTCGCGCAACACACGGTGCAATTGTGGGAGGAGGCCGGTTTGCCAGCAGGCGTGCTCAATCTGGTGCAGGGCGAGCGCAGTACCGGCGAAGCGCTGGCAGGGCATCCGGGGATTGATGGTTTGTTCTTCACCGGCAGTTCAGCCACCGGCAACTTGCTGCACAAGCAGTTTGGCGGTCGGCCAGAGATTGTGCTGGCGCTGGAAATGGGCGGCAACAACCCGCTGGTGGTAGCTGAAACCGCCAATCTGGACGCCGCCGTGCATCACACTATCCAGTCGGCGTTTTTGTCGGCAGGCCAGCGTTGCACCTGCTCGCGCCGGATTTTTGTCCCAAACACGCCGTTTGGGGACCGCTTTATCGCCCGCTTTGTTGAAGTGGCCAGCAAGATTCGCATGGGCAAATTTGACGATGCCGAGCAACCGTTTATGGGACCGGTGATCTCGCGCATCGCTGCCGCCAAGCTGGTGCAAGCGCACGATCATTTGATCGAGCAAGGCGCCAAATGCTTGTTGAAGATGACGCAACCTGATGCCGCGCTGGGTTTTGTTACGCCAGGCATTCTGGATATCTCCGCCGTCAAAAACGCGCCGGATGAAGAATACTTTGGCCCGCTGGCACAACTGATCCGCTACGATGATTTTGATGCCGCCATTGCCGGTGCCAACAACACCGCTTATGGCTTGTCCGCCGGTTTGCTGGCCGATGACCCGGCCTTGTGGGAAGCGTTTACCTTTGGCATTCGCGCAGGCGTGGTGAACTGGAATCGCCCAACCAACGGCGCATCGTCCGCCGCGCCGTTTGGGGGTGTGGGCCGCTCTGGCAATCATCGCCCCAGCGCTTACTACGCCGCTGATTACAGCGCGTACCCGATGGCGTCGGTTGAATCTGAAACCTTGTCGCTGCCAGCAGCGTTGTCGCCTGGCCTGGACTTCGGGGTTGAACAGGGAGGTCAAGCATGAGTGCGCGAGAAGCCAATTTTGATGGTCTGGTCGGCCTGACTCACAACTATTCCGGTTTGTCGTTTGGCAACGTTGCGTCGCAGAACAATGCCGCCAGCGTGGCCAATCCGCGGGCAGCGGCCAGGCAGGGCTTGCGCAAGATGAAGGCGCTGGCCGATCTGGGCTTTTTGCAAGGCGTGTTGCCGCCGCAAGAACGACCGTCGGCCAGGTTTCTGCGCGCTCAGGGTTTCACCGGTACTGACCATGAAATGATTATGCGCGCTGCCAAAGAAGCTCCGGCGATTCTGGCTGCCGCCAGCTCGGCTTCATCCATGTGGGTGGCCAATGCCGCCACGGTTAGCCCGTCCGCAGATACGCCAGATGGCCGCGTGCATTTCACGCCAGCATCTTTATCCAGCAAGCTGCATCGTGCCATTGAGGCCCCGACCACTGGCCGCGTGCTGCGGGCGGTATTTGCGGGCGATAGCCATTTTGCTTTTCATGAGCCGCTGATTGGCGCTCCGGCCATGGGTGACGAAGGCGCGGCCAATCACACCCGTTTTTGCTCTGATTATGGCGAAGCCGGCGTGGAATTCTTTGTGTATGGCCGTAGCGAGTTCGGTGGCGGCGTGGCTCCGCAACGCTACCCGGCGCGGCAAACTTTGGAAGCCAGTGCAGCCATTGCCCGCTTGCATGGCTTGGGCGAGAACGCCACCGTGTTTGCCCAGCAACATCCAGACGTGATCGACGCGGGTGTGTTCCATAACGACGTGATCGCTGTGGGTAATCGTGATCTGCTGTTCTGCCATCAGAACGCGTTTCTGAACCAGCCAGCGGTGTACGAAGAAATTCGTGCCAAGCTGGCCGCCCGCGGCGCGCAACTGCGCGTGGTGGAAGTTCCCGTTGCGGCGGTGCCGGTGGAAGACGCTGTTTCGTCTTACCTGTTTAACAGCCAGTTGCTGACCCGCGCCGACGGCAAAACCGTGTTGGTGGTGCCGCAAGAATGTCGCGATAACCCGCGTGTTTCGGCTTACCTGGATCAACTGACCGCCTCTCGTGGCCCGATTGACGAAGTGCTGGTGTTCGATCTGCGTGAAAGCATGCGCAACGGCGGCGGCCCGGCTTGCCTGCGCTTGCGCGTAGTGTTGTCTGATGCCGAACAAGCCGCCGTGAACCCGCAAGTGTGGATCAACGACGCCAGGTTTGCGCAGCTCGATAGCTGGATTGAACGCCACTACCGGGATCGGCTGGTCGACGCCGACCTGGCCGACCCAAGCCTGCTGGACGAATGCCGCACCGCGCTGGATGAACTCACCCGCATCCTCGCGCTGGGTTCGGTTTATGACTTCCAGTTGGTCAATTAACCGTAGGGTGCGCACTTGTGCGCACCATTTCCTCCGAACCAGAACGCGTTCGCATGCATTCGCATGCAAACCCTACCGGCAGATTTCCAATGCTTGATGATTTCCTCGCATTTACCTTGCGCAACCAGCCACCGGTAGCGCCCAGCGGCACCACGCCTGGTGGCATGCGCTGGCGCTGGTTGGGGCAGGGGATGCTGGAAATCATCCCGCCACGTGCGATCGATACTCACATTGTGCTGTCGGCAGGTGTGCACGGTGACGAAACCGCCCCCATCGAGATTCTACGTGATCTGGTCGCCGATATCGCGGCGGGGCGTTTGCCGCTGGCCTGTCGGTTGTTGGTTTTGCTGGGCAATGCTCCGGCGATGAGCGCGGGCAAACGCTATCTGGATGATGATCTGAACCGGCTGTTTTGCGGCGCGCATCGCAACTTGCCGGGTAGTGCCGAGTCCCCGCGTGCAGCAGCTTTGGAAGCCG
This genomic interval from Silvimonas soli contains the following:
- the astA gene encoding arginine N-succinyltransferase, with the protein product MIVVRSVQPGDLDALFTLASQTGEGMTSFKPDIPALTARIERTRRTVDGTAPLAEQGYLFVMQDTETQRVVGVCGLEVAVGLTQPFYNYRVGTVVHASRELDVWTKMSLLYMAHDLTGYAELCSLFLEPASRVNGNGALLSKSRFMFLAQFPERFPERICAEMRGHFNEAGESPFWRDVGSHFYQIGFDDADYLSSHGKKSFLAELMPRSPVYVDLLPPDVQESIGKTHKDTLPARALLEAEGMRFENHVDIFDAGPVLEAHIDTLRAVRERTLVTALIDDAASSEGAKLLVSNTAINDFRVVLLPRLPQGDTLRLTVQEAQALNITGGATLGVLPLYPKERK
- the astB gene encoding N-succinylarginine dihydrolase — encoded protein: MSAREANFDGLVGLTHNYSGLSFGNVASQNNAASVANPRAAARQGLRKMKALADLGFLQGVLPPQERPSARFLRAQGFTGTDHEMIMRAAKEAPAILAAASSASSMWVANAATVSPSADTPDGRVHFTPASLSSKLHRAIEAPTTGRVLRAVFAGDSHFAFHEPLIGAPAMGDEGAANHTRFCSDYGEAGVEFFVYGRSEFGGGVAPQRYPARQTLEASAAIARLHGLGENATVFAQQHPDVIDAGVFHNDVIAVGNRDLLFCHQNAFLNQPAVYEEIRAKLAARGAQLRVVEVPVAAVPVEDAVSSYLFNSQLLTRADGKTVLVVPQECRDNPRVSAYLDQLTASRGPIDEVLVFDLRESMRNGGGPACLRLRVVLSDAEQAAVNPQVWINDARFAQLDSWIERHYRDRLVDADLADPSLLDECRTALDELTRILALGSVYDFQLVN
- the aruF gene encoding arginine/ornithine succinyltransferase subunit alpha, encoding MLLVRPGRLSDLDQIEAMARAARPLLHSLPPDRAALEARIALSQDSFRADVETPGEEFYLFVLEDSATGELHGTASIVASAGYSEPFYAFRNDALIHASRELKVNRKVHALTISHQLTGKSRLTGYYIDPPLTTNLAARLLSRARLLFIAQHRERFAPEIFTVLLGVSDENGDSPFWEAVGRKFFQRDFAEVELASGGRSRTFIAEIMPNYPLYVPLLPPAAQRALGEPHPNAVLPYSIHVEEGFEPDGFVDIFDAGPVLTANVDMCESVRQSQRHIVKRSAEPVATGEHWLVANTLGDEFRCAVVSLPSDLAEQVELTDEIADRLELANGDEFCCVPLELEGGRR
- the astD gene encoding succinylglutamate-semialdehyde dehydrogenase, with the protein product MASNGNGLFIDNQWVTGGGASFASIDPATGQTVWQGNAAAAADVDTAVIAARKAFAGWARQPLAARIAIVRRFAELLNQNKEALARSIGLETGKPLWEARTEVGAMAAKVEISIQAHAERTGEKRASMADGTAVLRHRPHGVVAVFGPYNFPGHLPNGHIVPALIAGNAVVFKPSELAPQVAQHTVQLWEEAGLPAGVLNLVQGERSTGEALAGHPGIDGLFFTGSSATGNLLHKQFGGRPEIVLALEMGGNNPLVVAETANLDAAVHHTIQSAFLSAGQRCTCSRRIFVPNTPFGDRFIARFVEVASKIRMGKFDDAEQPFMGPVISRIAAAKLVQAHDHLIEQGAKCLLKMTQPDAALGFVTPGILDISAVKNAPDEEYFGPLAQLIRYDDFDAAIAGANNTAYGLSAGLLADDPALWEAFTFGIRAGVVNWNRPTNGASSAAPFGGVGRSGNHRPSAYYAADYSAYPMASVESETLSLPAALSPGLDFGVEQGGQA